A genome region from Solanum pennellii chromosome 12, SPENNV200 includes the following:
- the LOC107006961 gene encoding protein FAR1-RELATED SEQUENCE 4-like: protein MLKGKPSEGYKQMPRYIWMLNKVYPNSYIRMQKTEDNKFMYLFIALRPLIRGFDYCRPVVVVDAAHLGGAYKGTFVSASTLDGAGCILPLAYGVVDTENDCSWTWFFENFKNAFGERENMCIVSDRNESIIKSVSIVYPNVPHCACIWHLWKNVCSSFKRSKKTLSDIFYSMAKAYRKEDFDKLMAKVVKVDHRVKDYLEEAGYEKWSRVHSTINRGRMMTSNIAECINGCLVDARKLTIIDFLEEARLLFGSWNYKNREIASYTKDTLGRRFEEILIVNASKSSKMKVVPSSEYIFTVHEAGKRYIVCLERKTCTCGRFQHDEIPCAHAIAVLKHKNVTNLHPYCSDYYKPYALEKMYEVVMVPMPDKEDWNVPEYVLDEIVRPPRYRRLAGRPRKQRKKNADEKITVNNNCCGQCGQEGHNRRTCTFFPKEN from the exons ATGCTCAAGGGTAAGCCATCAGAAGGATATAAACAGATGCCGAGATACATATGGATGCTAAATAAAGTGTATccaaattcatatataaggaTGCAAAAGACGGAAGATAATAAATTCATGTATCTGTTCATAGCCCTAAGACCGTTGATAAGAGGGTTCGACTACTGCAGGCCTGTAGTTGTAGTGGACGCTGCACATCTTGGCGGGGCTTACAAGGGTACTtttgtatcagcaagcacacttgatggtGCAG GATGCATATTGCCATTGGCATATGGTGTTGTAGACACTGAAAATGACTGTTCGTGGACATGGTTCTtcgaaaatttcaaaaatgcattTGGTGAGCGTGAAAACATGTGTATTGTATCGGATAGAAATGAAAGTATCATAAAGAGTGTAAGCATTGTATACCCAAACGTACCTCATTGTGCATGCATATGGCATCTTTGGAAGAATGTATGTTCAAGCTTCAAAAGGAGTAAAAAAACACTAAGTGATATATTTTACTCAATGGCAAAAGCATACAGAAAGGaagattttgataaattaatggctAAGGTTGTGAAGGTTGATCATAGGGTGAAGGATTACCTTGAAGAAGCTGGTTATGAGAAGTGGTCAAGAGTTCATTCAACCATAAACAGAGGTAGAATGATGACTTCGAACATCGCTGAGTGTATCAATGGATGCCTTGTCGATGCACGTAAGTTAACTATAATAGACTTCTTGGAGGAAGCTAGACTTTTATTTGGTAGTTGGAActataaaaatagagaaatagcGTCATATACAAAGGACACATTGGGCCGAAGATTTGAGGAGATATTGATTGTAAACGCATCTAAAAGTTCAAAGATGAAG GTTGTTCCATCATCTGAATATATTTTCACAGTTCATGAAGCCGGAAAAAGATACATTGTATGCCTTGAGAGGAAAACTTGCACATGTGGAAGGTTTCAACATGATGAGATACCTTGCGCACACGCAATTGCAGTTTTGAAGCACAAGAATGTTACCAATTTGCACCCATATTGCTCTGATTACTACAAGCCGTATGCATTAGAAAAAATGTACGAGGTTGTAATGGTTCCAATGCCAGATAAGGAGGATTGGAACGTTCCAGAATATGTTTTAGATGAAATTGTCCGGCCACCTAGGTACAGAAGGTTGGCTGGACGACCAAGAaagcaaagaaagaaaaatgcgGATGAGAAAATAACAGTGAACAATAATTGTTGTGGGCAGTGTGGACAAGAAGGACATAACAGGAGAACTTGTACTTTCTTCCCGAAAGAGAATTGa